The following are encoded together in the Candidatus Woesebacteria bacterium genome:
- a CDS encoding glycosyltransferase family 4 protein, translated as MEKKKLKIAFVSFFSGGINRGGEVFIHELAKRLSEKHDVTVYQAGPKENKVNYKTIKSEIILDWDKKDMAGTLARRWFMDYWSRKIAIHTLKIFPKLMKNKYDIVLPLNGGWQCALVRLATWLSGAKMVISGQSGIGWDDRNNLWSFPDYFVAISKLAQVWAKKAMPLVKTTYIPNGVDLARFSPQGRKYKHSLMHPVVLTVNALVPCKRVDLVIDNVSRLNHYQLLVVGNGYLKNELTKLGRAKLGDRIEFVSVEHSAMPSVYRSADVFVFVPLESEAFGIVLVEAMASGLPIVTIDDPIRREIVGDAGVFINSENKEDFTHEITKALETNWGEKSRNQAMRYSWDIVVSEYEKLFIKII; from the coding sequence ATGGAAAAGAAAAAATTAAAAATAGCATTTGTAAGCTTTTTCTCTGGGGGAATCAATCGTGGTGGTGAAGTGTTTATACATGAATTGGCAAAGAGATTGAGTGAAAAGCATGACGTTACTGTGTATCAAGCAGGACCAAAAGAGAATAAAGTGAATTACAAAACTATCAAATCGGAAATAATATTAGACTGGGATAAAAAAGATATGGCGGGTACTTTGGCACGTAGGTGGTTTATGGATTATTGGAGTAGAAAAATTGCCATACATACTCTAAAAATATTCCCCAAACTGATGAAGAATAAGTATGATATTGTTCTTCCGCTCAATGGTGGCTGGCAATGCGCGCTGGTGCGATTGGCGACATGGTTAAGCGGTGCAAAAATGGTTATCTCCGGGCAATCCGGAATTGGATGGGACGATAGGAATAACTTATGGAGTTTTCCCGATTATTTTGTTGCCATATCCAAACTTGCCCAAGTATGGGCAAAAAAGGCAATGCCTCTGGTAAAAACAACTTATATTCCAAACGGTGTTGATCTTGCGCGTTTTTCACCACAAGGAAGAAAATATAAACACTCCTTGATGCACCCTGTTGTACTTACTGTAAATGCGTTAGTACCATGCAAACGCGTTGATTTGGTTATAGATAATGTAAGCAGACTCAATCATTACCAACTACTTGTAGTGGGGAATGGCTATTTAAAAAATGAGCTGACGAAGTTGGGTCGGGCAAAACTTGGCGATCGAATTGAGTTTGTTTCGGTTGAACATTCGGCAATGCCGTCGGTTTATCGTTCTGCAGATGTATTTGTTTTTGTACCCCTTGAGTCGGAAGCGTTTGGTATTGTACTTGTCGAAGCGATGGCAAGTGGGCTCCCGATTGTTACTATTGATGATCCGATTCGCAGAGAAATTGTAGGTGATGCCGGAGTATTTATTAATTCCGAAAACAAAGAAGATTTTACGCATGAAATAACGAAAGCGCTGGAGACAAATTGGGGAGAGAAGTCTCGAAACCAAGCGATGAGGTATTCATGGGACATTGTAGTTAGTGAATACGAAAAACTATTTATAAAAATCATATGA
- a CDS encoding glycosyltransferase family 39 protein, which produces MKKTIVGLLLLISLHVFFLGSLKFTAWPEMLAYPYLFDNGFALFGDMIHPYPPMLTGMLSLWYSLWGYNVFALKLLTWIFIIFIDLYVYLIASKLTGNKHISLLALLYYVLLQPFLDGNMLWFDLAFVPFLLAGTYFGIRSLTGSARWTDFALASSFISIACLIKQTAGLFLIVFLLFIVVYSRNKKAILSSFFPPFYFGFILLTKLSIEGSLAYFVNWVVWYPFTFWSKFPGYVQMQLRNQDILILTLLSFPVVFGVVKARNIIIKDRTIMLVLFFLGGSFVSVYPRFSFFHFQAALCFLILLTAYFSNRSRQVRRIALISGILLVIGIVPRVITNDWGKETRFYGTEDVNLAHRISDVSTYGESVYLMGLPSSLYVYSKTLPPKPWVDNYGWYLEIPNVQQNTIAAWELNPPEIIIWSQPKSGNWYDLGTYQPKEITKWITVNYNESGMMDEDISIWKRKN; this is translated from the coding sequence GTGAAGAAAACAATTGTCGGCCTACTACTACTAATTTCGCTTCATGTGTTTTTTCTTGGTAGTCTGAAATTTACTGCATGGCCAGAAATGCTAGCATATCCATATTTATTTGATAACGGATTTGCACTTTTTGGGGACATGATTCATCCATACCCGCCAATGCTGACGGGAATGTTATCTTTGTGGTATTCATTATGGGGTTACAATGTTTTTGCCTTAAAGTTGTTAACCTGGATATTTATTATATTTATCGATTTATATGTCTATTTAATAGCCTCGAAGCTTACCGGTAATAAACATATTTCGTTGTTGGCACTTCTTTATTACGTTTTACTACAACCTTTCCTTGACGGTAATATGCTATGGTTCGATTTGGCATTTGTGCCATTTTTGCTTGCCGGAACATATTTCGGAATACGATCGCTTACCGGAAGTGCCCGGTGGACCGATTTCGCACTTGCGAGTAGTTTTATCTCAATTGCGTGTTTAATTAAACAAACAGCCGGTTTATTTTTAATTGTATTCTTATTGTTTATCGTAGTTTATTCGCGAAACAAGAAAGCTATCCTGTCGTCTTTTTTTCCACCTTTCTACTTTGGTTTCATTTTGTTGACTAAACTTTCCATCGAAGGATCCTTGGCATATTTTGTAAATTGGGTAGTATGGTACCCGTTCACGTTTTGGAGTAAATTTCCCGGCTATGTTCAAATGCAACTGCGAAACCAGGATATTCTAATTTTAACCTTGCTGTCTTTCCCTGTGGTATTTGGAGTAGTGAAGGCAAGAAATATAATTATCAAAGATCGAACAATTATGCTTGTACTTTTTTTCCTCGGTGGATCTTTCGTTTCGGTCTATCCAAGATTTTCGTTTTTTCATTTCCAGGCGGCTTTGTGTTTTTTGATACTTCTTACCGCATATTTTTCAAATAGAAGTAGGCAAGTTAGACGAATTGCGCTTATTTCCGGTATCTTATTAGTTATCGGAATTGTCCCGCGAGTAATAACAAACGATTGGGGTAAAGAGACTAGATTTTATGGTACCGAAGACGTTAATTTGGCGCATCGTATTAGTGATGTGTCTACGTACGGAGAGAGTGTCTACTTAATGGGATTACCATCGTCGCTTTATGTGTACTCGAAAACTTTACCTCCAAAACCGTGGGTAGACAATTATGGTTGGTATTTGGAAATTCCCAACGTTCAACAAAACACTATTGCCGCATGGGAGTTAAATCCTCCGGAAATTATCATTTGGTCACAACCAAAAAGTGGAAATTGGTATGATTTGGGCACTTATCAGCCAAAAGAAATAACAAAATGGATAACGGTAAACTATAATGAAAGTGGGATGATGGATGAAGATATAAGCATATGGAAAAGAAAAAATTAA
- a CDS encoding class I SAM-dependent methyltransferase, with the protein MTCKYCKSDKYKHLFEVNGKDIVECLECGLVRTNCRDFEKYDNYHRDDKEYRSDEELFKNIFIRRFQTISRYKKKGKILDIGSSTGTMLSIFKDHGWQVWGVEPSASFKYANKKGIKTTNSTFEKAKLPLNYFDVVIMNHTFEHVEDPVAVVKKIYAVLKIKGLVYIDVPNFGGFDAKIRGNNWGYLMPNEHVHHFTPNTLKMIIRKAGFEIVWWGSWSGIFDVASIGALMKFNLVNLRKAFFKNIVYAPFNLITTCAKRGSSLAVIGIKK; encoded by the coding sequence ATGACATGTAAATATTGTAAATCGGACAAGTATAAACATTTATTCGAAGTTAATGGAAAAGACATTGTAGAGTGTTTGGAATGTGGTTTAGTGCGCACTAACTGTCGCGATTTCGAAAAATACGATAATTATCATCGCGATGACAAAGAGTATCGAAGTGACGAAGAATTGTTTAAAAATATTTTTATACGTCGCTTTCAAACAATATCAAGATACAAAAAGAAAGGAAAAATTTTAGATATCGGATCTTCAACCGGTACAATGCTATCAATATTTAAAGATCATGGTTGGCAGGTGTGGGGAGTCGAACCATCGGCGTCTTTTAAATATGCGAACAAAAAAGGAATTAAAACAACCAATTCGACTTTCGAAAAAGCAAAACTTCCCCTAAATTATTTCGACGTTGTCATTATGAATCATACCTTCGAGCATGTTGAAGATCCTGTCGCGGTTGTCAAAAAAATTTATGCGGTTTTAAAAATAAAAGGTTTGGTTTATATCGATGTTCCCAATTTCGGTGGTTTTGATGCAAAGATACGGGGTAATAATTGGGGATATCTCATGCCCAATGAACACGTTCACCACTTCACACCAAATACCTTAAAAATGATTATCAGAAAAGCTGGATTTGAAATAGTGTGGTGGGGTTCATGGTCGGGGATCTTTGACGTTGCAAGTATAGGTGCATTAATGAAATTTAATTTAGTAAACCTTAGAAAAGCCTTTTTCAAAAATATTGTTTATGCGCCTTTCAATTTAATAACAACTTGCGCGAAACGTGGTTCTAGCCTGGCTGTTATCGGTATTAAGAAGTAG